In Salmonella enterica subsp. enterica serovar Typhimurium str. LT2, a single window of DNA contains:
- a CDS encoding putative regulatory protein (similar to E. coli response regulator of ato, ornithine decarboxylase antizyme (sensor ATOS) (AAC75280.1); Blastp hit to AAC75280.1 (461 aa), 39% identity in aa 122 - 456): MASTNQELASALRMFSRFFDLIHQPLAVINERGEYVYYNQESADLDGYSIERAMGKHMLDVYPGMKETQSTMLSSLKKGVEYIGHYQIYYNARGQAVDYQHTTAPLYASDGGMVGVIEIGRNMSGVRRLQEQVVELNQLLYADHHEKHHAIITENPEMLSNIAKAKRLAASNIPVTIVGETGTGKELFSRLIHQCSKRANKPFIALNCGALPPTLIESTLFGTVRGAYTGAENSQGYLELANGGTLFLDELNAMPIEMQSKLLRFLQDKTFWRLGGQQQLHSDVRIVAAMNEAPVKLIQQERLRADLFYRLSVGMLTLPPLRARPEDIPLLANYFIDKYRNDVPQDIHGLSETARADLLNHAWPGNVRMLENAIVRSMIMQEKDGLLKHIIFEQDELNLGVPETAPENPLPSSPDPQYEGSLEVRVANYERHLIETALDTHQGNIAAAARSLNVSRTTLQYKVQKYAIRFGVVRN; encoded by the coding sequence ATGGCATCCACCAATCAGGAGCTGGCCTCGGCGCTCAGGATGTTTTCCCGCTTTTTCGATTTGATTCATCAGCCGTTGGCCGTCATTAATGAGCGTGGTGAATACGTTTACTACAATCAGGAAAGCGCGGATCTGGACGGCTATAGTATTGAACGGGCAATGGGAAAACATATGCTGGATGTCTATCCGGGCATGAAAGAGACGCAAAGTACGATGCTTTCATCGTTAAAAAAAGGCGTGGAATACATTGGCCATTATCAAATTTATTACAATGCGCGAGGCCAGGCCGTTGACTATCAGCACACCACCGCGCCGCTCTATGCAAGCGATGGCGGCATGGTCGGCGTTATCGAAATCGGCAGGAATATGTCCGGCGTCAGGCGGCTCCAGGAGCAGGTGGTAGAACTGAACCAACTGCTGTATGCCGATCACCATGAGAAGCACCATGCCATTATTACCGAAAATCCGGAAATGCTCAGTAATATCGCCAAAGCCAAACGGCTGGCCGCCAGTAATATTCCGGTGACGATTGTCGGGGAGACGGGAACGGGTAAGGAGCTATTTTCCCGCCTGATACATCAATGCAGCAAGCGGGCGAATAAGCCATTTATCGCCCTGAACTGCGGCGCTCTACCGCCTACGCTTATCGAAAGTACGCTTTTCGGCACCGTGCGCGGCGCCTATACCGGCGCGGAAAATAGCCAGGGCTATCTGGAACTGGCAAACGGGGGAACGCTCTTTCTTGATGAGCTGAACGCCATGCCGATAGAGATGCAAAGTAAGCTGCTGCGATTCTTGCAGGATAAAACCTTCTGGCGGCTCGGCGGACAACAGCAACTCCACTCTGATGTCAGGATCGTTGCCGCCATGAACGAAGCGCCCGTCAAATTAATTCAACAAGAACGTCTGCGGGCAGATCTTTTTTATCGGTTGAGCGTCGGAATGTTGACGTTACCGCCGCTGCGCGCCCGCCCGGAAGATATTCCCTTACTGGCGAATTATTTTATTGATAAATACCGTAATGACGTGCCGCAGGACATTCACGGATTAAGCGAGACGGCGCGTGCTGATCTGCTCAATCACGCCTGGCCGGGTAATGTCAGGATGCTGGAAAACGCGATTGTACGCAGCATGATCATGCAGGAAAAAGATGGGCTGCTCAAACACATCATTTTTGAACAGGACGAGTTAAATTTAGGCGTACCGGAAACCGCGCCGGAAAATCCCCTTCCCTCGTCACCCGATCCGCAGTATGAAGGGTCGCTGGAGGTACGGGTTGCCAACTACGAAAGGCATTTAATAGAAACCGCGCTGGATACGCATCAGGGGAATATTGCCGCCGCGGCCCGCAGCCTTAACGTATCCCGCACCACGTTACAGTACAAAGTACAAAAATACGCTATTCGCTTCGGCGTGGTGCGTAATTGA
- the cvpA gene encoding membrane protein required for colicin V production (similar to E. coli membrane protein required for colicin V production (AAC75373.1); Blastp hit to AAC75373.1 (162 aa), 96% identity in aa 1 - 161), producing MVWIDYAIIAVIAFSCLVSLIRGFVREALSLVTWGCAFFVASHYYTYLSVWFTGFEDELVRNGIAIAVLFIATLIVGAIVNFVIGQLVEKTGLSGTDRVLGICFGALRGALIVAAILFFLDTFTGLSKSEDWSKSQLIPQFSFIIRWFFDYLQSSSSFLPRT from the coding sequence ATGGTCTGGATTGATTACGCCATTATCGCGGTGATTGCTTTTTCCTGTCTGGTTAGCCTGATCCGCGGCTTTGTTCGTGAAGCGTTATCGCTGGTGACGTGGGGTTGTGCTTTCTTTGTCGCCAGTCACTACTACACTTACCTGTCTGTCTGGTTTACGGGCTTTGAAGACGAACTGGTTCGTAATGGGATTGCTATCGCGGTACTGTTTATCGCGACGCTTATCGTCGGCGCTATCGTGAATTTTGTGATAGGTCAGCTAGTAGAAAAGACCGGCCTGTCGGGAACTGACCGGGTGTTGGGGATCTGTTTCGGCGCACTGCGAGGCGCGCTGATTGTCGCCGCCATTCTGTTCTTCCTTGATACCTTTACCGGCTTGTCGAAAAGCGAAGACTGGAGCAAATCGCAGCTCATCCCGCAGTTCAGCTTCATCATCAGATGGTTCTTTGACTATCTGCAAAGCTCGTCGAGTTTCTTGCCCAGGACGTAA
- the purF gene encoding amidophosphoribosyltransferase (PRPP amidotransferase; similar to E. coli amidophosphoribosyltransferase = PRPP amidotransferase (AAC75372.1); Blastp hit to AAC75372.1 (505 aa), 96% identity in aa 1 - 505) produces MCGIVGIAGVMPVNQSIYDALTVLQHRGQDAAGIITIDANNCFRLRKANGLVNDIFEARHMQRLQGNMGIGHVRYPTAGSSSASEAQPFYVNSPYGITLAHNGNLTNAHELRKKLFEEKRRHINTTSDSEILLNIFASELDNFRHYPLEADNIFAAIAATNRQIRGAYACVAMIIGHGMVAFRDPHGIRPLVLGKRDVGDGRTEYMVASESVALDTLGFEFLRDVAPGEAIYITEKGQLFTRQCADNPVSNPCLFEYVYFARPDSFIDKISVYSARVNMGTKLGEKIAREWEDLDIDVVIPIPETSCDIALEIARILGKPYRQGFVKNRYVGRTFIMPGQQLRRKSVRRKLNANRAEFRDKNVLLVDDSIVRGTTSEQIIEMAREAGAKKVYLASAAPEIRFPNVYGIDMPTANELIAHGREVDEIRQIIGADGLIFQDLNDLIEAVRAENPDIQQFECSVFNGIYVTKDVDQQYLDFLDSLRNDDAKAVLFQNEMENLEMHNEG; encoded by the coding sequence ATGTGCGGTATTGTCGGTATCGCCGGTGTTATGCCGGTCAACCAGTCGATTTATGACGCGTTAACAGTGCTCCAGCATCGTGGTCAGGATGCTGCCGGTATCATCACCATTGATGCGAATAACTGCTTCCGCTTGCGTAAGGCAAACGGGCTGGTGAACGATATTTTTGAAGCTCGCCACATGCAGCGTTTGCAGGGCAACATGGGGATCGGCCATGTGCGCTACCCTACCGCAGGCAGCTCCAGCGCTTCGGAAGCGCAACCTTTTTACGTTAACTCGCCGTATGGCATCACGTTGGCCCATAATGGCAACCTGACTAATGCGCACGAGCTACGTAAAAAGCTGTTTGAAGAAAAGCGCCGTCATATCAACACCACCTCCGATTCCGAAATCCTGCTCAATATTTTCGCCAGCGAGCTCGACAACTTCCGTCACTATCCGCTGGAAGCCGACAATATTTTTGCCGCGATTGCCGCGACTAACCGTCAAATCCGTGGCGCCTATGCCTGCGTGGCGATGATTATCGGCCACGGCATGGTGGCTTTTCGCGATCCGCACGGCATTCGCCCGTTAGTGCTGGGCAAGCGTGACGTTGGCGATGGTCGTACGGAGTATATGGTCGCTTCTGAAAGCGTGGCGCTGGATACGCTGGGCTTTGAGTTTCTGCGCGATGTCGCGCCGGGCGAAGCTATCTATATTACCGAAAAGGGGCAACTGTTCACGCGCCAGTGCGCGGATAACCCGGTCAGTAACCCCTGTCTGTTTGAGTACGTTTATTTTGCTCGCCCGGACTCCTTTATCGACAAGATCTCCGTCTACAGCGCTCGTGTGAATATGGGCACCAAACTTGGCGAAAAAATCGCTCGTGAATGGGAAGATCTGGACATCGACGTCGTGATCCCTATCCCGGAAACCTCCTGCGATATCGCACTGGAAATTGCCCGTATTCTCGGCAAGCCGTACCGCCAGGGATTTGTCAAAAATCGTTACGTGGGACGTACCTTTATCATGCCGGGCCAACAGCTACGCCGTAAATCCGTGCGCCGTAAGCTCAATGCTAATCGCGCGGAATTCCGCGATAAGAACGTCCTGCTGGTGGATGATTCCATCGTGCGTGGCACCACATCAGAGCAGATCATCGAGATGGCCCGGGAAGCCGGCGCGAAGAAGGTTTATCTGGCGTCCGCCGCGCCGGAAATTCGTTTCCCCAACGTCTATGGCATTGATATGCCGACCGCCAATGAGCTGATCGCGCATGGTCGCGAGGTGGATGAGATTCGTCAGATCATCGGCGCAGACGGGCTTATCTTCCAGGATCTGAACGATCTGATCGAAGCCGTACGCGCGGAAAATCCGGATATCCAGCAGTTTGAGTGTTCGGTATTTAACGGGATATATGTCACCAAAGACGTAGACCAGCAATACCTCGACTTCCTGGATTCATTACGTAATGACGACGCCAAAGCGGTGCTGTTCCAGAACGAAATGGAAAACCTGGAAATGCATAACGAAGGCTAA
- a CDS encoding putative diaminopimelate decarboxylase (similar to E. coli diaminopimelate decarboxylase (AAC75877.1); Blastp hit to AAC75877.1 (420 aa), 27% identity in aa 182 - 419, 26% identity in aa 20 - 289), producing the protein MTDSIMQNYNQLREQVINGDRRFQHKDGHLCFEGVDLDALARQYPTPFYVFSEPEIIRNIHEIQQAFAAHKNTKTFFASKTCSVMGVLKAIRDAGICAEANSQYEVRKCLEIGFRGDQIVFNGVVKKPADLEYAIANDLYLINVDSLYELEHIDAISRKLKKVANVCVRVEPNVPSATHAELVTAFHAKSGLDLEQAEETCRRILAMPYVHLRGLHMHVGDQVPESEPFAKATKVLVDESRRLEEVLGIKFDLINVGGGIPVPYKYDDENGDPLKDNMYAGITAQDFADAVIREVHKWRTDVEICIEPGRKVTGSAAVLLTEVSCEKRKTNYDLNGNVECHVEWKFVDAGYSVLSDSQHFDWFFYVYNASRMTAAHDAWIKLAGPLCDGGDYFHMGVKGEEFLLPKETHVGDIVAFLDAGAYTIESQTVYNNRPRTGVVMIDKNGDTRLIRREDSYEDMVKYDIY; encoded by the coding sequence ATGACTGACTCGATTATGCAGAATTACAACCAGCTACGTGAGCAGGTAATCAACGGCGATCGCCGTTTCCAGCACAAAGACGGTCATTTGTGTTTTGAAGGGGTCGATCTGGACGCTCTGGCGCGCCAGTACCCCACGCCGTTCTATGTGTTTTCTGAGCCGGAGATTATTCGTAACATTCATGAAATCCAGCAGGCATTTGCGGCGCATAAAAATACCAAAACCTTCTTTGCGTCAAAAACCTGCTCGGTCATGGGGGTGTTGAAAGCCATTCGTGACGCCGGAATTTGCGCGGAGGCAAACTCACAATATGAGGTTCGCAAGTGCCTGGAGATAGGCTTTCGCGGCGATCAGATCGTCTTCAACGGCGTGGTGAAAAAGCCTGCCGATCTGGAATATGCCATCGCCAACGATCTGTATCTTATTAATGTTGATAGCCTGTATGAGCTGGAACATATTGATGCCATCTCTCGCAAGCTGAAGAAAGTCGCCAATGTTTGCGTCCGCGTAGAACCGAATGTTCCCTCGGCGACGCATGCGGAACTGGTTACCGCTTTCCATGCGAAGTCGGGTCTCGACCTGGAACAGGCGGAAGAAACCTGCCGCCGCATTCTGGCGATGCCTTATGTGCATTTGCGCGGCTTGCATATGCATGTGGGCGATCAGGTGCCGGAGTCAGAGCCTTTCGCAAAAGCGACTAAAGTGCTGGTGGATGAATCCCGTCGCCTGGAAGAGGTGCTTGGTATTAAATTTGATTTGATCAACGTGGGCGGCGGAATTCCGGTTCCCTATAAATATGACGACGAGAATGGCGACCCGTTAAAAGATAATATGTATGCCGGTATTACCGCCCAGGATTTTGCCGATGCGGTCATTCGCGAAGTGCATAAATGGCGTACCGATGTGGAAATATGTATTGAACCGGGACGTAAAGTGACCGGGTCGGCGGCGGTTTTACTTACGGAAGTCTCCTGCGAAAAACGTAAAACAAATTACGATCTTAACGGCAATGTGGAATGCCACGTTGAATGGAAATTTGTCGACGCTGGTTACAGCGTACTCTCTGACAGCCAGCATTTTGACTGGTTCTTTTATGTCTATAACGCCTCTCGCATGACGGCAGCGCACGACGCCTGGATAAAATTAGCCGGGCCGCTGTGTGATGGCGGAGATTATTTCCACATGGGAGTGAAAGGCGAAGAGTTTTTACTGCCGAAGGAGACTCATGTTGGCGATATTGTCGCATTTCTTGATGCCGGGGCATACACCATTGAAAGTCAAACCGTTTATAACAACCGTCCGCGCACGGGCGTGGTGATGATCGATAAAAATGGTGACACGCGTCTGATTCGTCGGGAAGACAGTTACGAAGATATGGTCAAGTACGACATTTATTAA